AATAGAAAGCCAGTCATTCTCCCatccctgtccccagccctcaGTTCCCCCAACCCTGATGCATCACTGCTATTGGTTTCTTTGAGTATCCTCCCAGAAATGGGATGACATATCTTGGGGTCTTCTGTATTTGAAATGAGCTCTGGGATTGGAGGCCCCTATTCTCCATTGGGTTGGAGGTGTCTGCAGGTGGGGCTTGGGTTCTGCCTTCCCTGGGGGTAGGAGAAGCACATGGTAGTGCTATATGTGTACGTGTGAAGatcaagaaaaatctttaaactcTTGACAAAACCAAGCTCCCCAGGACTGTATtagaggaaatggattcttctGGGTCAGTGGGTCTCAGAATGTGGAATCTGGACCAGcagtgtcagcatcacctgggaacttgttagaactgTAAATCCTCAGTTTGGGGCTACCTACTGAATCTGATACTCTGGGGGCAGGGTCCAGCAGTCTGTTTTAACTTGTCCTTCAGGTAACTCTGCTGCTCAGGTAAAGTATGAGAACCACTATTTTGTGTAGAAGGGATTGGCAGGGTCATCACTCTCACAAAAGCTGGGCAAGTGGAGGTTTCTGGGTTTCTACTTGTAGTCTCTCAGCTTAAACTCTTCATCTTCTAGGACCCCTCCTACCCATGGAGCAGGTGTCCACCATGGCCGAGCCCCGGGGCCCTGTAGACCATGGAGTCCAGATTCGCTTCATCACAGAGCCAGTGTGTGATGCAGAGATGGGCACCCTACGTCGTGGTGGACGACGCCCAGCTAAGGATGCAAGAGCCAATACCTATGGGGTTGCCGTGCGTGTGCAGGGCATCGCTGGGCAACCCTTCGTGGTGCTCAACAGTGGAGAGAAAGGTGGCGACTCCTTTGGAGTCCAGATCAAGGGGGCCAACAACCGAGGGGCCCCAGGAGCTCTGAGCTCCGACTCGGAACTTCCCGAGAGCCCCTACTCTCAGGCCAAGGAGTTTCCTGCCCGCTCGCAGGGAAGCACATCTGATGAGGAGCCCGGGGCCCACTGGAATGGAAGGCTACTGCGCTCCCAGTCCCAGGCCTCACTGGCAGGCCCTGCCCCTATGGGTCCAAGCAACAGGAGCACCAGCCTGCTGGAGCTAGCCCACCAAGGAGCTTACCTGGGCAGCACCATTGACACTGCCCCCCTGTCTTCGGTGGACTCCCTCATCAACAAGTTTGACAGTCACCATGGGGGCCAGGCCCGGGGCCGGACTGGCCGCCGCACGCGGATGCTGCCCCCTGAACAGCGCAAGCGGAGCCAGAGCCTGGACAGCCGGCTCCCACGGGACACCGTTGAGGAACGGGAGCGCTGGTCCCCCAACCGCTGGACCCCTAGCACAAAGCATGACCAGCACACGGGCAGCTTGAAACAGTCAGCCCAGAGCTGTCTTGGTGGCTTTAGCCATTCCCGTCAGACCCAGGACTGGGTCCTTCAGAGTTTTGAGGAGCCACGGGGGAGAGCACAGGACCCTCCCATGCTACAGGTCAGACCTCACCCCTCTGTGGCTTCTAAGCCCTGGCCCCTTCTCATCAGCCCTGACCTACTTGGGTCTCCATGTTGATTCAAATGACCTATGGCAGAAAGTCTACTTTTTGTCCTCCACTTTATCCATCTACTTAATAGATGGTATTCACATGTACAAGACACTTCCATGGGCAAAATTCTGAAGGAAGTGGAAGTAACTATGAAATCACCATTCACAAGCATGGAGAGTTACTTGTCATTGCCCGACCATTAACTATGCCTCAGTCACCAGCATTTGCTAGGTCTGCAGCAAATGTGAGGCAGGCTTGGAAGATATGAGTGGCTCCCTGGTGCTCTTGCCAAAACTCCCCGCTTTGTCTCCCACTCAGGAATGCGAGTGAGTGGGGGAGTGACTTTACTCTGAGACAAAGTTAAGCCCATTCTAAAAGTAAATCATTCACAAATTCTAGTACATTAACTGCCATTAGTGACAAATAACCTGTGACACAGCTCACAACTGGTCGAGATCTGTTTGTCAAGCAAAATCTGGTTtgcagcgatagtgagaggtgTACCCTGCTTGGACCCCTTCCTGGCCTGTTGCTCTGGCCTCAGAGGTGTTGCCTCTTTACCCCACTTCAGACTTGTTCGTCGTGCTTGAAGGGCCTCGTCTCCCAACTGCCACGTCTCTTCCATCTGAACCCCCATACACGCTTCTGGCGTAACCTTTGTAGTCTTCCTATTGCTCTGGGTTTACTTTTTTTATAGTTCAAATCAACTCCAGACCTTCTCCGAGACCAGCAGGAGGCAGTCCCACCAGGCAGTGTGGACCACGTGAAGGCCACCATCTACGGCATCCTGAGAGACGGGTGAGTGGGGACCCTCCCAATAGCAGAGTCATACACCTACCTTCTTTCCCTTCTAGCTTTGTTCCCCATCTTCCCTGCTCTTAacccttccttccctcatctcTGCTACCCCTTTCCTCCCCTAACCTTTGCATCTGTCCTTTTATCCTCCAGAAGCTCAGAAAGTGAAAcctctgtgaggaggaaggtcaGTTTGTTGCTGGAGCAGATGCAGCCTCTGGTGGTGAGTGGCCTTCTCacggtggggcagggggcagggttaGGGCCTTGTGGGCCTTGGGATCTGGATGTGGACTTGCTTCCTTCCCCCTGTGTCTCTGGCAGATGGTTTCTTCTGGTTCCACTAAGGCAGGGCAGGGTGAACTCACCCAAAAAGTGGAGGAGCTACAGAAAAAGCTGGATGAAGAAGTGAAGGTGAGGAGAGATTAGAGGTGCCGGAGGGATGAAGGGCCACAGGGGGAAAGAACCTTGGCCTGAGCTGGCCCTTCCAAGCAATGGAATGAGCACTTGTGTGTCCTGTGAGACAAGAGTATGTGCTAGTCCCAGCAAGGACTTCTGGGGTTCTCTGGAGCTTAGAGAGGAGGAGTACATTCATCAGGGGTCTAACTACTTCtaattccatttcctttggaatttcctgtcctagctctgccactcactgtgGCTGTATAAATCTTGAGTAAATTATTTACCTCAGTTCTTGGCATCATCATAGTAATGATGGCAGTGATAgtagctgtcatttattgagtttAATTTTTGGAGTAGGTACTGTCCCGAGTAATATGTAATAATTACAATGACCCTGTAAAATAGGCATCCTTGACCCTTGTATGATGAGAAAGTTGAAGATCAGAAAGGTTAATTGCTCAAGGTGGTAAGTTGTAGAGGAGGAGTGTTCAAATTCAGGTGAGTCTTATGCTCAAGCCTACGtactcctcttttttttataCTCCTTCCACCTGTCACAGTATTGCCTTGTATATAGgtggtgctcagtaagtgttagatTGTAACTCCCCTTGTTTCCTGAAAAGCCGTGTCATGTACTGGTTGAGCGGTGGGCTGTGGAGTCAAACTGAATTCAAATCCTGGTACTCTTACTTGTTGGCTATGTaactgaccttgggcaaattcttTAAATGTTCTAAGCCTTTGTTTCCTTAACTGTAATGTGAGGATAATAATTGTGCTGTGTTAGTtatctcttgctgtgtaacaagttacCTCAAAACAAACATCACCCAGTATCTGAGTGCCCAGGATCTGGGAGCCACTTAACtgggtagttgtggctcagggtcTGTGATGAGCTTCCAGTCAAGGTATTGGCTGGGGCTGTAGTCATTAGAAGACTTGACAGGTGTTGGAGGATTTACTTCTAAAACGGCTTACTCAGTGGTTGTTAGTTGGAGGTCTCAGTTACTTGCTATGTGGACCTCTTCATAgtgctgcttgagtgtcctcacagtATGGTAGCTACCTTCCCCCGGagtgagtgatccaagagagaaGGTAAGGAGGAGGCCACAATGCCTTTTTCTGACCTAGTCTCAGAAGCTACACATCACTTCCCCctttttctatttgttagaagAGACAGCCTATACTCAAAGGGAGCCTATATTAAGTCCAGCCTATActcaaggagagaggcttcaccTTTTGAAAGAAATGTCAGATAATTTGTGGACATACTTTAAACCATTACAAGTACCGAGacttgttatgaggattaaatgcagATAATATACATAAGGTCCCTAGTACAGTGCCTGTCATATAGTGAGTGTCAATAGATGTTAGGTATTCCCATTATTCCTGGTCCTTCTGAGAGGCTTTCCCTACTCTCCACCTGTTTcactctcttttccctttccagaAACGGCAGAAGCTAGAGCCATTCCGGGTTGGGCTGGAGCGGCAGCTAGAGGAGAAGGCAGAAGAGTGCAGCCGACTGCAGGAGCTGCTGGAGAGGAGGAATGGGGAAGCCCAGCAGAGCACCAAGGAGTGAGTGCAGCTGATGGTGCTTGCAGGGCTGCATGAGGGCCTCAGCCAGAGTTAGAGGctcccccagggctgggggagacAGGGAAATCTCCAGAAGCTGAAAGGGGCCAACAGAGAAGGTTAAAGACAGGACCTTTCTCTTTACCTTCTCTGTCAGTAATGCTGATAGCACATGAGTTAGGCTCCCTAGATTTGCCTCTGTGCATCAggttcttaatctgtaaaatgggattttttttttaaatgtgatggaactgaacatttctttttttattttttaatttatttttattttttggttgtgttgggtcttcatttctgtgcaagggctttctctagttgcggcgagcggggaccactcttcattgcggtgcgcgggcctctcactgtcgcggcctctcttgttgtggagcacaggctccagacgcgcaggctcagtagttgtggcgcacgggtccaattgttccacagcatgtgggatcttcccagaccagggctcgaacctgtgtcccctgcattggcaggtggattctcaaccactgcgccaccagggaagccctgtaaaatgggattaataatggtacctacctgacaggattgttgtgaggatttaatcaTTCACGTAGCAGAAGTTTTTGCAATGAGTACTGTGTAGTAGGCACTGATCTAGATTCCTGGGGTTCATCAGTGAACCATAAAGATGAAGCATAGCTTCTAGGAAGGGGGCACAGACAGTAAACAATTAACATATCGTATAAGTAAACGTATTACATATGAGAAGGTGGTAAGTAGAATAGGTTAAAGCAGATCAGGAGGGCTGGGTTGCAATATTAAACAAAGTAGTCAGGGGAAGCCTTGTTAAGatttgaacaaagacttgaaggaggtttATGGGAACTAATATAAGTAAAGTGTTTAGAAAACGGCCTTACACATAGTGCTCAATACTGTTGTCTATAATTAATTATTAGGCTCCAGAACATGAAgctcctcctggaccagggtgaAATGGTACGGCATGGGCTGGAGATGCAAGTGATGGAGCTGCAGGACAAGCTGAAACAGGCCCAGAGTCCTGAGCCTGCTAAAGAGGTGCTAATGAAGGTAGGGAGCAGGATTGGGGTACCTTAGCCTCTGCTTCCTTTCAGCTAGAGCATCCTCAAGTCTGCTCATCTGCAGTTTCCCTAAAGTATGGGGAGTAGGTAGCTGATTACAGGTATCCCTTAGGGTGCTTTCAGGCCGACTCAATGGCGGCGTGGCACTAGAGCCCAGAATGGTAGATTTTCTTTATCCTAACAGGGCATCTTAGAGGACAGAGAGCACCTGGTACCATGCCTAACAGgtaggaggtgctcaataaatatttttgattgacTTCCACCTTCACTTTCCCCAGGACCTGGTAGAGACCCGGGAGCTTCTGGAAGAGGTCTTAGAGGGGAAGCAGCGGGTAGAGGAGCAGCTGAGGCTGCGGGAGCGGGAGCTGACAGCACTGAAGGGCGCCCTGAAGGAGGAGGTGGCCTCCCGTGACCAGGAGGTAGAGCATGTGCGGCAGCAGTACCAGCGGGACGCAGAGCAGCTTCGCCGGAGCATGCAGGATGCAACCCAGGCACGTGACAAGATCAGGGCTGGGAAAAGAGAGCACCCCCAGGGAAGGGGGCTGCCTCGAGGTCTtggtatttggggattttttcaTGGTCATAACCGGAACTCCCCCTAAAAGACACATGTGAGATGTAATGAAAACCTTGCTCAGGAAACCTAcaaagacagagggaaggagTGCAGGTCAGAAGTCCCATGAGGATGTGTGACCGAAGTCCCACGGGGAAATAACTGGGGGAGGCTTCCTGTAGATGACAGAGGGGCAGACTGTGTCTTGGGAAGAGAGCCTTCTGCTAGCATTGCACCAGGTACCTTGGGTGTCAGGGTGTGCAGTGGGCATGGTGCCTCTGGACCTGAGCCTCCCCTTCTACACACTCACACTTTGGTTTGGAGTGAGCTCTTCCCTCCGAGCCTCCTGGCCCCTGACTCTCCCCTTCCCTAGGATTACGCAGCATTGGAGGCTGAGAGGCAGAAGATGTTAGCCCTGGTGCGGGAGCTGCAGAGGGAGCTGGAGGAGACCTCGGAGGAGACAGGGCATTGGCAGAGCATGTTTCAGAAGAACAAGGAGGAACTTAGAGCCACCAAGCAAGAGTAAGGACATTGCCCCCCAGGATGCTTATACATGATTCTTATATTCCCCCTCTTTTCTGCCAGTGCTCTgctccttcctttcccatttctcAAACTGCCCTTCTCCATCCCTACCTTCCGCCCTCCCGAGGGTGGGTGCCCAGTGTCCTGCCTCCAGGGAGGTGGTTATCATTGTCATTGTCCTGCTCACCTCTCCCAGGCAGGCGGCCTCACCCTGTTCCCTTTCCCTTTCGTTTCACCTTTCTGGGCTCAGACTCCTGCAGCTGCGGATGGAGAAGGAGGAGATGGAAGAGGAACTTGGGGAGAAGATAGAGGTCTTGCAGAGGGAATTAGGGCAGGCGCGGGCTGGTGCTGGAGATACTCGCCAGGTGGAGGAGCTCAAGAAGGTACTTGGGAGTTGGGGGGCAATAGGGCAGGTTGGGGTGATGGGCATCTGCCTCACCTATCCACGAGGGCCTCCACACTTGTGTGGCTGTCTCCCGTGTGCTTGGTTTTCAGGCTTCATCCTGCCTGTTCAGCCTTATCTCTT
The genomic region above belongs to Phocoena sinus isolate mPhoSin1 chromosome 1, mPhoSin1.pri, whole genome shotgun sequence and contains:
- the CGN gene encoding cingulin isoform X2; the encoded protein is MEQVSTMAEPRGPVDHGVQIRFITEPVCDAEMGTLRRGGRRPAKDARANTYGVAVRVQGIAGQPFVVLNSGEKGGDSFGVQIKGANNRGAPGALSSDSELPESPYSQAKEFPARSQGSTSDEEPGAHWNGRLLRSQSQASLAGPAPMGPSNRSTSLLELAHQGAYLGSTIDTAPLSSVDSLINKFDSHHGGQARGRTGRRTRMLPPEQRKRSQSLDSRLPRDTVEERERWSPNRWTPSTKHDQHTGSLKQSAQSCLGGFSHSRQTQDWVLQSFEEPRGRAQDPPMLQFKSTPDLLRDQQEAVPPGSVDHVKATIYGILRDGSESETSVRRKVSLLLEQMQPLVMVSSGSTKAGQGELTQKVEELQKKLDEEVKKRQKLEPFRVGLERQLEEKAEECSRLQELLERRNGEAQQSTKELQNMKLLLDQGEMVRHGLEMQVMELQDKLKQAQSPEPAKEVLMKDLVETRELLEEVLEGKQRVEEQLRLRERELTALKGALKEEVASRDQEVEHVRQQYQRDAEQLRRSMQDATQDYAALEAERQKMLALVRELQRELEETSEETGHWQSMFQKNKEELRATKQELLQLRMEKEEMEEELGEKIEVLQRELGQARAGAGDTRQVEELKKELRRTQEELKELQAEKQSQEVTGRHRERELEKQLRVEAERGRGLEQQNLQLQKTLHQLRQDCEEASKAQMAAEAEMAVLGQRRTAVETTLRETQEENDDFRRRILGLEQQLKEARGLAEGGEVAEARLRDKVQRLEAEKQRLEEALNTAQEEEGSLTAAKRALEARLEEAQRGLARLGQEQQALNRALEEEGKQREALRRSKAELEEQKRLLDRTVDRLNKELEQIGDDSKQALQQLQAQLEDYKEKARREVADAQRQAKEWASEAEKTAGGLSRLQDETQRLRQGLQASQAERDSARLDKELLVQRLQGLEQEAENKKRSQDDRSRQLKGLEEKVSRLEVELDEERSTVELLTERMNRGRDQVDQLRTELMQERSARQDLECDKISLERQNKDLKSRLASSEGFQKPSASLSQLESQNRELQERLQAEEREKTVLQSTNRKLERRVKELSIQIDDERQHVNDQKDQLSLRVKALKRQVDEAEEEIERLDGLRKKAQRELEEQHEVNEQLQARIKVLEKDSWRKASRSAAESTLQHEGLSSDEEFDSVYDPSSIASLLTESNLQTSSC
- the CGN gene encoding cingulin isoform X1, whose translation is MEQVSTMAEPRGPVDHGVQIRFITEPVCDAEMGTLRRGGRRPAKDARANTYGVAVRVQGIAGQPFVVLNSGEKGGDSFGVQIKGANNRGAPGALSSDSELPESPYSQAKEFPARSQGSTSDEEPGAHWNGRLLRSQSQASLAGPAPMGPSNRSTSLLELAHQGAYLGSTIDTAPLSSVDSLINKFDSHHGGQARGRTGRRTRMLPPEQRKRSQSLDSRLPRDTVEERERWSPNRWTPSTKHDQHTGSLKQSAQSCLGGFSHSRQTQDWVLQSFEEPRGRAQDPPMLQFKSTPDLLRDQQEAVPPGSVDHVKATIYGILRDGSSESETSVRRKVSLLLEQMQPLVMVSSGSTKAGQGELTQKVEELQKKLDEEVKKRQKLEPFRVGLERQLEEKAEECSRLQELLERRNGEAQQSTKELQNMKLLLDQGEMVRHGLEMQVMELQDKLKQAQSPEPAKEVLMKDLVETRELLEEVLEGKQRVEEQLRLRERELTALKGALKEEVASRDQEVEHVRQQYQRDAEQLRRSMQDATQDYAALEAERQKMLALVRELQRELEETSEETGHWQSMFQKNKEELRATKQELLQLRMEKEEMEEELGEKIEVLQRELGQARAGAGDTRQVEELKKELRRTQEELKELQAEKQSQEVTGRHRERELEKQLRVEAERGRGLEQQNLQLQKTLHQLRQDCEEASKAQMAAEAEMAVLGQRRTAVETTLRETQEENDDFRRRILGLEQQLKEARGLAEGGEVAEARLRDKVQRLEAEKQRLEEALNTAQEEEGSLTAAKRALEARLEEAQRGLARLGQEQQALNRALEEEGKQREALRRSKAELEEQKRLLDRTVDRLNKELEQIGDDSKQALQQLQAQLEDYKEKARREVADAQRQAKEWASEAEKTAGGLSRLQDETQRLRQGLQASQAERDSARLDKELLVQRLQGLEQEAENKKRSQDDRSRQLKGLEEKVSRLEVELDEERSTVELLTERMNRGRDQVDQLRTELMQERSARQDLECDKISLERQNKDLKSRLASSEGFQKPSASLSQLESQNRELQERLQAEEREKTVLQSTNRKLERRVKELSIQIDDERQHVNDQKDQLSLRVKALKRQVDEAEEEIERLDGLRKKAQRELEEQHEVNEQLQARIKVLEKDSWRKASRSAAESTLQHEGLSSDEEFDSVYDPSSIASLLTESNLQTSSC